DNA from Thermococcus alcaliphilus:
CTAAAAAACCGCAGGAATACAAAAATTTTTTATAAAGGTCATTATGTAAAGTATCCGTTTGAAAATGGCTTAGCGGATCTTCCTAAAGAGGATAATTTTGAGTGCTTATATTATTTCGTTCAAAACCTTATAGAAAAGAAGATGGGAAAGTTAAGTTCTCCAAGGAATATGAAGGAGTGGTTTTACTATACTTTTGGAAAAGGTATTGCAGAGAAGTATCTAATTCCCTACAATGAAAAAATATGGAAGTTTCCATTGGAAAATATGAGCACAGCTTGGGTTGAGAGGATTCCACAACCACCAGTGGATGATATAATAAAATCATCTCTTGGAATTCCAACTGAGGGGTATACTCATCAGCTCTACTTTTATTACCCAAAGTTTGGGGGGATTCAAAGTCTAGCGAGGAGTCTTGAGGCTCCGATAACGGATAGAATAGTAACAAACTTTAAAGTCAAGAAAATAAAAAAGGAAGACTCCAAGTGGATAGTTTCTAATGGAAAAAAAGAGTTTGAATTTGACAAATTAATATCTACTCTCCCATTGCAGGAGCTTATACAAGCTTTAAGAGATGTACCCAAAGAAATTCTTGAAGCTGTGGATAACTTGAAGTACAACTCTTTAATAACAGTGGGAATTGGTATTGATAAACCTAGGATAAATGATTTTTCATGGGTCTATATTCCAGATAAGGAAATTCTAACACATAGAGTTAGTTTCCCATCTAATTACTCTCCATATGTTGTTCCTCAAGGGAAGTCATCTGTACTTGCGGAAATTACGTATAGAGAAGGAGACGAAATCAGTAAAATGAAAGACAAGGAAATAATTGAGAGGACAGTGGAAGATTTAGATAAACTCAAGATAATAAACAAAAAAGATGTTATTTTAGCTATGGCTTATAAGTTCAAATATGCCTATGTTATTTATGATACGGATTATATGTATAATTTGGAGACTATTTTTAGGTATTTAACATGGATAGGAATTGATAGTTTGGGTAGATTTGGAAGATGGGACTATATAAATATGGACAGCGTCATTAAATCGGCAATGGAATACGTTGATAGTATGAAATAGTATATGAAATAGTAATAGTATAACAAGATATAATAAAGCCACTTAACTGTCCTGCTATTTCCTTGGAATTTTTCATATATGTCAAACTTTTTACAATTTTCTCATTTTTATGTAGTCAAGACAATTACAAAAATATGGCTAAAATTATATTATCTAATGAATTTTCTGAAAATCCCTGTTATTTTAGGGTTAGTTCCTAATTGTTCTGCAATCATTAACAGCAGATCAAAATCCTCTTTACTAATACCTCTACTAAAGAAGACTAAAATTAAATAGGCCCCTAAAAAGATAAACAGAAAAAGCATCATATCCAATATATTTGACGTAACTAAATTTACTAAACTTGATCTCCTAATACCTAGTAATAATAGGGAATATATAACTAAACATTTTATGTATCCGAAATTAAAAGGATGAATTTTAGTGTCTTTGTAAAGTTTGAATGAATTTAAGAGGTTTGCAATAGAATACGAAATAACGGTAGCTACTGCAGCTCCCTCAATGCCGTAAATGGGAATCAGAATTGCATTTATCATAACATTAAACACTGTAGAAATCAGGTTAGACATTACAAGAAAATTACTCTTTTTAATAGCAATCAAAGTTCCGCCGTTTAATCCTAGGGAAATATGAAACATAAAACCAAGTGAAAGAATCTGAAGTGCTGAACTAGCTTTGATATATTTAGATCCAAATACATATAATATAACATTTTCAGGAAAAAGAAATATAACACTGGAAAGAGGAAGGGTAAGTAAAAAAATCCATTTTGTTAAAATAGAGTAGGTTTTTCTTATCATTGCAATTTCGTTTCGTGCATAAAGAGAAGAAGCGATTGGTATATAAACAAACTCGGCGGAAGTCAGTAATATAGGCAAGAATCTCGCTAAAAGAGTAGCGGCGTTGTAAAGGCCAACACTCTCAGAAGTCTTGTAATATCCGAGCATTAATGTGTCTGCCCAACCCATAAAAAACCATAGAATACCTGTAAGCATTAATGGGATAGAAAAAACTATTAACTCTTTCCCGAGTTTTAAATCAAATGAGAATCTAAGTTCGAAGAGCCTTGTTCTAAAAACTTCTAAACAG
Protein-coding regions in this window:
- a CDS encoding protoporphyrinogen/coproporphyrinogen oxidase, translating into MKIGILGGGLAGLSLGYFLNRDGSNFLILEKTEETGGLLKSVEVDGFTFDVGGSHIIFSKDKKILNFMVSLLGTNVLKNRRNTKIFYKGHYVKYPFENGLADLPKEDNFECLYYFVQNLIEKKMGKLSSPRNMKEWFYYTFGKGIAEKYLIPYNEKIWKFPLENMSTAWVERIPQPPVDDIIKSSLGIPTEGYTHQLYFYYPKFGGIQSLARSLEAPITDRIVTNFKVKKIKKEDSKWIVSNGKKEFEFDKLISTLPLQELIQALRDVPKEILEAVDNLKYNSLITVGIGIDKPRINDFSWVYIPDKEILTHRVSFPSNYSPYVVPQGKSSVLAEITYREGDEISKMKDKEIIERTVEDLDKLKIINKKDVILAMAYKFKYAYVIYDTDYMYNLETIFRYLTWIGIDSLGRFGRWDYINMDSVIKSAMEYVDSMK
- a CDS encoding flippase; amino-acid sequence: MSEVNQALQRIARGTGIVFAGTVISMFLGFLSRAIIARYFSTGEYGVFNLALTILSIALVVATLGFPNALPREVAFYKEKEPSRLEKLIPTALIIVTLNSLAIMVLLILSSEFIAQIFNEARLDYALEIVVISLPFSAVIGVIISITQGFGRVREKVYFQNVIYPTIWLVLVLFLYVFALSFSLLFFTYVLAQGVTCILLCLEVFRTRLFELRFSFDLKLGKELIVFSIPLMLTGILWFFMGWADTLMLGYYKTSESVGLYNAATLLARFLPILLTSAEFVYIPIASSLYARNEIAMIRKTYSILTKWIFLLTLPLSSVIFLFPENVILYVFGSKYIKASSALQILSLGFMFHISLGLNGGTLIAIKKSNFLVMSNLISTVFNVMINAILIPIYGIEGAAVATVISYSIANLLNSFKLYKDTKIHPFNFGYIKCLVIYSLLLLGIRRSSLVNLVTSNILDMMLFLFIFLGAYLILVFFSRGISKEDFDLLLMIAEQLGTNPKITGIFRKFIR